Genomic segment of Planctomycetia bacterium:
CTTTTGTTCTTCGCACAATTCGCGAATCGTCTTGCCGGAGGCGAACGCTTCCTTCGCGAGCGCCGCGGCTTTCTTGTAGCCGATGTGCGGGTTCAGGCTGGTGACCATCGACAAACTCTTCTCAACCGAGGCGTTGCAGGCTGCTTCGTTGGCTTCCGTTCCCTTCAAACAGAGATCGACGAACGCCGTGCTCGCGCCGGAGAGCAGCGAGACGCTTTCCAGCGTCGTCGCGCCCATCACCGGCATCATGATGTTCAACTGGAACTGTCCGCCGGCCGCGCCGGAGACGGTTATCGTCTGATCGTTCCCCATTACCCGGGCGCAAACCTGCATCATGCTCTCGCACATCACTGGGTTCACCTTGCCGGGCATGATCGAGCTGCCGGGCTGCAAATCGGGGATCATGATCTCGTAGAAGCCGCAGCGCGGGCCGGAACCGAGCCAGCGGATGTTGTTGGCCACATTGAACAACGTAGACGCCACGGTTTTCAATTGCCCGTGGCATTCCACGAGCCCGTCGCGTTGGGCGTTACCTTCGAAATGATTGGCCGCTTCGACGAACGAAACGCCGCTCTCCGATTTGAGCGCCGCCGCGACGCGCTTACCAAACTCCGGATGCGTATTGATCCCGCTCCCGACCGCCGTGCCGCCGGCGGGCAATTCCAGTACGCTGGCCAGCGCTCGTTGTGCTCGCTCGACCGACAATCGCAACTGCCGCGCGAATCCGCCGAACTCCTGGCCCAGTCGCAATGGCGTGGCGTCCGCTAGATGCGTGCGGCCGATCTTGATGACCTTGTCCCACGCCTTGGCCTTGGACTCAAGCATCTCGGCGAATCGCGTCAACGCGGGCAGCAATCGACTCTGGATCGCCATCGCGACGGCGGTGTGAATCGCCGTCGGGAACATGTCGTTCGTGCTTTGTCCCATGTTGACGTGGTCGTTTGGATCGATCGGCTTCTGCGCCGCGAAGCGATCTCCGCCGGAGAGTTCGATCGCGCGGTTGCTGATCACCTCGTTGGCGTTCATGTTGCTCGAGGTGCCCGAGCCAGTCTGATAGATGTCGATCGGAAATTGATCGTCGAACTTGCCGTCGGCCACCTCGCGACAGGCTTTCAGGAGCGCGTCTACCTGCGCTGCATTAAGCGGATTCTTGCCGGAGCCCATGAGCTTGCCGAGATCGCGATTAGCTACGCCGGCGGCCCATTTCACCAGTCCCAGGGCGTGGATCAATTCCTTCGGCAACGGCGTCCCCGAGATGGGGAAATTCTCGACGGCACGTGTAGTCTGCGCGCCGTAGTACGCCGCGGCCGGGACGCGGACTTCGCCCATGGAATCGACTTCAATCCGATACTCGCTCATGACGGCCGTCTCAGTTGTATGGGGCGCGGAAGTGCTTTTCTAGCCTGTTACACTGACGTATTCTGCCACTAGCCCGACGCGCAAGCGAGGGGGAGTTGACGTCGGGACTCGGTGCGGTGCTTTTTTGGAAATATTCGTCTTCTCCCCCTCGCTGGCGCTTCGGGTTGGTGTTGGTACGACGGCGCCTCACGCGGCGTTTTTGTCTTGGCGGGTGATCAATTCGGCAACTTCCGATGGCATCTGCAGCTTCAATCCACCTTCCACGCCGCGGATGTGCAAGTCGCGCTGCGGGAAGGCGATTTCGATGCCATGTTCACGGAAACTCGCGGCGATACGAGTGTTCAGCGAATGAACGAGCGGCGCGTGCTGTTCGCGGCTGGCAATGAATACTCGCAACTCGAAGTTGAGCGCGCTCTCGCCGAGACCGATCATGATCGCCAT
This window contains:
- a CDS encoding class II fumarate hydratase — translated: MSEYRIEVDSMGEVRVPAAAYYGAQTTRAVENFPISGTPLPKELIHALGLVKWAAGVANRDLGKLMGSGKNPLNAAQVDALLKACREVADGKFDDQFPIDIYQTGSGTSSNMNANEVISNRAIELSGGDRFAAQKPIDPNDHVNMGQSTNDMFPTAIHTAVAMAIQSRLLPALTRFAEMLESKAKAWDKVIKIGRTHLADATPLRLGQEFGGFARQLRLSVERAQRALASVLELPAGGTAVGSGINTHPEFGKRVAAALKSESGVSFVEAANHFEGNAQRDGLVECHGQLKTVASTLFNVANNIRWLGSGPRCGFYEIMIPDLQPGSSIMPGKVNPVMCESMMQVCARVMGNDQTITVSGAAGGQFQLNIMMPVMGATTLESVSLLSGASTAFVDLCLKGTEANEAACNASVEKSLSMVTSLNPHIGYKKAAALAKEAFASGKTIRELCEEQKILPAETLKESLDPWRMTEPHA